TAAACaattctatttgttctaaatatgtctctcaaaaaaaccttttaaatgaaTATATAGAAGTTCAAACTAAAAAACGactttacaagtgtgaaatttgttttaagcaattttctCAATTAGCTAATATGAAAaagcatttgagagtgcacactggagaaaaaccttaccagtgtgaaatttgtttcaagaaGTTTTCTCAAAAAGGCCATTTGAAAAGCCATTTGAGAGGACACACTGGAGAAAAAACTTAtaattgtgaaatttgttttaataagttttctagAATGGATAACTTGAAAAATCATTTGAGAGCACACACcggagaaaaacctcataagtgtgaaatttgttttaagcaatttagtgaagcaggaagtttgaaaaagcatttgagactgcacactggagaaaaaccttaccggtgtgaaatttgttttaagcaatttaatcaAGTAGGAACTTTGAAGAAGCAtttgagagttcacactggagaaaaaccttaccagtgtgaaatttgttttaagaagttTTCTCAAAAAGCCCCTTTGAAAAGCCATTTGAGAggacacactggagaaaaatcttataagtgtgaaatttgttttaagcaatttagtgaagcaggaagtttgaaaaagcatttgagcgtgcacactggagaaaaaccttaccagtgtgaaatttgttttaagaagttTTCTCAAAAAGGCCATTTGAAAAGCCATTTGAGAGGACACACTGGAGAAAAAACTTAtaattgtgaaatttgttttaataagttttctagAATGGATAACTTGAAAAATCATTTGAGAGCACACAccggagaaaaaccttataagtgtgaaatttgttttaagcaatttagtgaagcaggaaGTTTGAAGAAGCATTTaagagttcacactggagaaaaaccttaccagtgtgaaatttgttttaagaagttTTCTCAAAAAGGCCATTTGAAAAGCCATTTGAGAGGACACGCTGGAGAAAAAACTTAtaattgtgaaatttgttttaataagttttctagAATGGATAACTTGAAAAATCATTTGAGAGCACACAccggagaaaaaccttataagtgtgaaatttgttttaagcaatttagtgaagcaggaagtttgaaaaagcatttgagactgcacactggagaaaaaccttaccggtgtgaaatttgttttaagcaatttaatcaAGTAGGAACTTTGAAGAAGCAtttgagagttcacactggagaaaaaccttaccagtgtgaaatttgttttaagaagttTTCTCAAAAAGCCCCTTTGAAAAGCCATTTGAGAggacacactggagaaaaatcttataagtgtgaaatttgttttaagcaatttagtgaagcaggaagtttgaaaaagcatttgagagtgcacactggagaaaaaccttaccggtgtgaaatttgttttaagaagttTTCTAGAATGGATACCTTGAAAAATCATTTGAGAGCACACAccggagaaaaaccttataagtgtgaaatttgttttaagcaatttagtgaagcaggaaGTTTGAAGAAGCATTTaagagttcacactggagaaaaaccttaccagtgtgaaatttgttttaagaagttTTCTAGAATGGATACCTTGAAAAATCATTTGAGAGCACACAccggagaaaaaccttataagtgtgaaatttgttttaagcgatTTAGTGAAGCAGGaagtttgaaaaagcatttgagagttcacactggagaaaaaccttaccagtgtgaaatttgttttaagaagttTTCTAGAAGGAATCATTTGCAAAATCATTTGAGGACACACACCGGAGAAAAatcttataagtgtgaaatttgttttaagctgtTTAGTGAAGCAGGTgatttgaaaaagcatttgagagtgcacactggagaaaaaccttacgagtgtgaaatttgttttaagaaattttcgATAGCGCATcatttgaaaaatcatttgaaaACACACACTGGTGAAAAATCTTTCACTGGATAAAAATCtttcaagtgtgaaatttgttttaagcaatttagtgaaacAAATCGTTTGAcaagacatttgagagtacatacatactggagaaaaacctaaccagtgtgacatttgttttaagcaatttcaAGCAG
The window above is part of the Diabrotica virgifera virgifera chromosome 2, PGI_DIABVI_V3a genome. Proteins encoded here:
- the LOC114329495 gene encoding zinc finger protein 260-like — protein: MEFKVEVKEQFVEYNERCIESQISTKIGGFKNEPDLESAIEVKAEIKTEFTQDDQRYIECQFNTSLDLEDLKNEPGEDNSVFSQKRLLDMEIKRALPECPSNNEEQISPNSGEKALNNSICSKYVSQKNLLNEYIEVQTKKRLYKCEICFKQFSQLANMKKHLRVHTGEKPYQCEICFKKFSQKGHLKSHLRGHTGEKTYNCEICFNKFSRMDNLKNHLRAHTGEKPHKCEICFKQFSEAGSLKKHLRLHTGEKPYRCEICFKQFNQVGTLKKHLRVHTGEKPYQCEICFKKFSQKAPLKSHLRGHTGEKSYKCEICFKQFSEAGSLKKHLSVHTGEKPYQCEICFKKFSQKGHLKSHLRGHTGEKTYNCEICFNKFSRMDNLKNHLRAHTGEKPYKCEICFKQFSEAGSLKKHLRVHTGEKPYQCEICFKKFSQKGHLKSHLRGHAGEKTYNCEICFNKFSRMDNLKNHLRAHTGEKPYKCEICFKQFSEAGSLKKHLRLHTGEKPYRCEICFKQFNQVGTLKKHLRVHTGEKPYQCEICFKKFSQKAPLKSHLRGHTGEKSYKCEICFKQFSEAGSLKKHLRVHTGEKPYRCEICFKKFSRMDTLKNHLRAHTGEKPYKCEICFKQFSEAGSLKKHLRVHTGEKPYQCEICFKKFSRMDTLKNHLRAHTGEKPYKCEICFKRFSEAGSLKKHLRVHTGEKPYQCEICFKKFSRRNHLQNHLRTHTGEKSYKCEICFKLFSEAGDLKKHLRVHTGEKPYECEICFKKFSIAHHLKNHLKTHTGEKSFTG